The following nucleotide sequence is from Rhodothermales bacterium.
AACACCCTGAAGACGACCCGGGAAGCGCTCCAGGACCGGCTGCGGGAGGCCGGCCACGCCAGCGTGCCGACCCCCACGAATCCCGACGGCCTGATCATCACGCAGAAGGCCAACCTGTTCGCCACGCCGGCTTTCCACGAGGGCTGGTTCGAGGTGCAGGACGAAGGCAGCCAGCTGCTCTCCTACCTCGTCGACCCCGGGCCCGGCCAGCAGATCGTCGATGGCTGCGCCGGTGGCGGCGGCAAAACGCTGCATCTGGCCGCTCTGATGCAGAACAAGGGGATCCTCTATGCTTTCGATGTGGCGCACCGCCGGCTCGAGGAATCGAAGCCGCGCATCCGGCGCGCCGGCGTGTCGAACGTGCGGCTGAAGCCGATCGACGGGAATCGGGGGCGCGATGTGACGCGGCTTTACGGCAAGATGGACGCCGTTCTGATCGACGCGCCCTGCAGCGGCTCCGGCGTGCTTCGCCGCAACCCGGACGCGACCTGGAAGCTGAGCACGGAGAATCTGGATCAGCTCAACCGGGAGCAGCGCGACATCCTCGAAGCCTACGCGCCGCTCCTCAAACCCGGTGGCCGGCTCGTCTATGCCACCTGCTCGCTCTTTCCGCAGGAAAACGAGGGCATCGTCGAGGCGTTTCTCGCCGCCCACCCCGACATGCGGCTCGTGCCGGCGGGTGAGATCCTCGCCGGCC
It contains:
- a CDS encoding RsmB/NOP family class I SAM-dependent RNA methyltransferase, with the translated sequence NTLKTTREALQDRLREAGHASVPTPTNPDGLIITQKANLFATPAFHEGWFEVQDEGSQLLSYLVDPGPGQQIVDGCAGGGGKTLHLAALMQNKGILYAFDVAHRRLEESKPRIRRAGVSNVRLKPIDGNRGRDVTRLYGKMDAVLIDAPCSGSGVLRRNPDATWKLSTENLDQLNREQRDILEAYAPLLKPGGRLVYATCSLFPQENEGIVEAFLAAHPDMRLVPAGEILAGRGLDVPGQSGPYLRVAPHSHGTDGFFGAVMVKE